Within the uncultured Draconibacterium sp. genome, the region CATACAGAAATTCCCTCAAAAAAAACTGGCTGCCCAGAGCTGTTAACAAAGCAAATACCGCGAACAACAAAAAGACCACACCTATTTTTTGTTTTATTTTACCGGTTACCGCGTGAATGAATAACACAACTCCAAATAGCCCGAAATATGCATTCGACATGGATGGATCGGTGTTAAAGTAAGCCACATCGGTTGTTGTGCTGTATGGAAATAAGAACGACCAAAATGAGCGTAAAGTGAACGGGTGCCTTAATACGGCTTCAAGTGATAAACCGGCATAACGGCTTAAATAGGGTTGTGCCTGCGAATAAGCCAGCAACAACACAGAACTTCCAACAAGTACAACTCCCGCCAAAATCAGATGATAAACAAGAAGACGCTTAACACTCTCCTTTCTCTTGAAGAATAGAATCAGATAGTAGATAAAAATACCCAGCAACAAATAGGAAAGAATTATTGTGATACCCGGATAGCTGGCAAAAACCATCAATAAAAATACGAGGCTCAGGCGTACCAAACTTTTTGATTCAGGCTGCCTTGCAAACTTCACATAAGCGGCTACAACAAGGGGCAACAATGCATATCCGGCGATAAACCCGAGATGCTGTGCATTGCCCACCGTAAAACCGGATAGCATATAAGCAATTGCCAGCGAAAGCGCCAGCAATTCGTCTACTTTGAACCGTTGCAGAAAATATCTGAAGTTGACTCCGGCCAGAAAAACATAAGCTAAAAAAACATACTGAAGGGTAATATTCGAATAACCAAACATATTGGCAATCAACCAAAACTCCGGATTAAAAACGGAAACCAGGTCGGCATAAAAAGGCACACCGTACAACATGTATGGATTCCAAAACGGAAAAATATTATTTAAAACTGCTTCAGAAAAAAAGTAGCGCGCCGGTAAATAGGCATCCACAAAATCCCATTTCATGCCATTTTGAAGAAAAGCTACCTGCCAAAAGGCTACAATACAAACAGCAAATAATAGAATGCTTCCGTACTTTTTTATGAAATGGTCGATTTTCAAATTAGTTGAAAAAATTAGATTAAAATATCCGGGCTATTGAATCATAAAATGATTCACAAAATAAGAAAACCTTTAAAATTTTTGCATAAAAAAACCGCTTGATCTTAATCAGCGGCTTTTCCTATCGTAATAATTTCTTTTAATCGCAGGTGCAGGTTTCCAGACAATCAACAATCTGGCTCAAAATATTGTATCTCAAGTAGTAATAAGTGTTTTTCCCTTCGCGCTTCGAGCACAAAACACCTTTGTCGCGCAAAATGCCCAAGTGATGCGATGTGGTTGACTGCTCAATTTTTAGCAGTTCGTGGATCTCGGTAACTGTTAATTTTTTTCCTCCCTCCAAGTGCTTCAAAATCGCAATTCGCATCGGATGCGCCATTGCTTTCAGCATGCTGGCAGCGACCTCCAACCGTTCAACGTTTATCTCCTTGATATCTACCATGGTTATACCTTTAAAAATGCAAATATATAAATATTTGAGACTTGTTTACTGCTTTTTGGCGTGCGGATATCTAACATTTGTACAAAATCCGTAATTTTTAGATTTTTTAAATAAAATGTCTGTTTTTATTTAAAATTATTCTAAGTTCGTTCATCGAAAATGAAGCGGAAAAAGGAATGACCACGATAAATAAAATAAAGGCCCCAATTGAACAGGAACTACATGATTTTGAGCCTTATTTTAAGAAATCGTTGCAAAGCGATATTCCTTTGCTGGCAACCGTTTTAAACTTCCTTTATCGTACCAAAGGCAAGCAACTTCGCCCCATGTTTGTGTTCTTATCGGCAAAATTGCACGGCGGAACCAATGAGTCTTCAAAATTGGCAGCCTGTTCGGTTGAATTATTGCACACTGCCACGCTGGTGCACGACGATGTTGTTGACGAATCGTATGAACGCCGCGGATCGTTTTCGGTTAAAGCACTCTGGAAGAACAAACTGGCTGTTTTGGTGGGCGATTATATTTTGGCCCGCGGACTGCTACTGCAACTCGAAAGCAAAAAATACAACTTCCTGCACTTGATTTCGCGCGCTGTTCAGGATATGGCCGAGGGAGAAATCCTGCAGATGAAAAAGAGCCGCAAACTCGACATCGACGATGAAACCTATTTCGAGATCATCCGCAAAAAAACAGCTTCACTAATTGCAACCAGCATGGCCATTGGCGCTGCATCGGCAATTGATGATGAAGTGATTATTGAAAGAATGTACAGCATCGGGCAAGATGCCGGCATTGCTTTCCAGATAAAAGATGATATTTTCGATTACCAGTCGAAAGGCCTGCTGGGTAAACCAACGGGAAACGACATAAAGGAAAAGAAAATTACCCTGCCTCTACTTCATGTGCTGAATGAAGCCGACCGATCGGAACGGAAACGGATTTTGAGGCTGATAAAACGCAAGAATAACAGCTCGGCAG harbors:
- a CDS encoding metalloregulator ArsR/SmtB family transcription factor, with the translated sequence MVDIKEINVERLEVAASMLKAMAHPMRIAILKHLEGGKKLTVTEIHELLKIEQSTTSHHLGILRDKGVLCSKREGKNTYYYLRYNILSQIVDCLETCTCD
- a CDS encoding polyprenyl synthetase family protein, coding for MTTINKIKAPIEQELHDFEPYFKKSLQSDIPLLATVLNFLYRTKGKQLRPMFVFLSAKLHGGTNESSKLAACSVELLHTATLVHDDVVDESYERRGSFSVKALWKNKLAVLVGDYILARGLLLQLESKKYNFLHLISRAVQDMAEGEILQMKKSRKLDIDDETYFEIIRKKTASLIATSMAIGAASAIDDEVIIERMYSIGQDAGIAFQIKDDIFDYQSKGLLGKPTGNDIKEKKITLPLLHVLNEADRSERKRILRLIKRKNNSSAVVEELIQLVTEKGGLEYAEQKMNEFKDRAIAGLKEFPDCEARESLIELMNYIATRKK